One Alnus glutinosa chromosome 13, dhAlnGlut1.1, whole genome shotgun sequence genomic window, AATCTGCTATAGTCCCCAAGCTGGACCTAGAAGCATCATGACTGACTGAGGTGTTTGACCTCTACTGAGTTACTCAAAATCATTTGTTTAGATATGCATGTATTCTATTCCATTTCCCATTAGATTGCCATTTTACATGGTACCGGAAAGCACATGTTATCATTGTTTTCCAATTAGATTTTTGTATAAAATAGTGAAagagaagtgttttttttttttttttgtccgccTACAGTACTACTCTAAAATAAGCTTTACAGGAAAGGGTTAAATTGGTTTGTTAATATTTCTCTCATTGACcaatagttttttcttttcctcaccCAATCATATGAGAAATGTTCGTGATATGCAAATTCATGCCAGTTTAAGGTGCCTTAATTTTAGTGTTTATACTAAAACACTTGGTTCTTTTTTCCATCTGGATCTAATTGTTACTTTTTGATGTGGGGTGGGGTGTtgtgtatataaatatacaaaaagGAGAAATCATATGTGATCTGTTCTGCTCAATGGCATGTAGAGCAAGTGGGGagctgttttctttttttaattatattttgtttttctctttctcttcgtCTTTATTGTCCTTTTCATTTCTAATTATCTAATTTCTTTTCCAGCAATGCGTTTTAACCTGCATCACTTCATTTTAGCTTCTGCCAAGTTAGATTTTGTCTTGTCCGAGTATCGCATAAGTTCGACAACGGCTGCATCAATACCTCTTTGTTTATAGCTGCTCTCATTACCCAATCTAAACCTACTGAGGCCCGCTGCTCGTAAGATTTACCCTTGTGATACATAGGTTTGAAGAGGCGTATTATTTAGCATAACTGCTTGTAATTGTAGTCTTGCATAATGGTGTGGGCGTTAAGACAGATACTGGAAAGGTAAGGATATCTGTAGTTGGCTGGAATCTTTCAAAGTGACCCTGCATCCCTCTCTTTTATGCTTGTGGAAAATCATTCAGTGGGTTTCGGGACACCTTTTAGAAAGTGAAAATACAGTTGATTGCATAGTCAACCTCTGATCATGGTGACATGGTTCTTAAAGCCCATTGTATTTGTGGCTCATGATTTGGGTCAAACCCTCTTAGCCTAAACCTGGATTCTTAACCTGGGCTGGTCCGGATACTGGGCATATCATGAAGTAGATAATTAAAAGACATCATTGTCACAACTGCAAGATTTACCTTAGTTATACAATACAATGCAAATGGATTGGAGAGAGTTCAAAGTTGAAACTCCCAAGTACGAGTTAATAACCCAACACGTGCTGAAGTTCTCAAGCTGGGTCTTATTCGGACTTAGGCTGCTTTTTGGTTGATGAAATCCTTAAACGCATCCAACGAGGCCAATGAGCTCGCCGGAAATCCTTGCTCAAACTGGCCACGAAGAATCTCCGACTGGCTTCTGATATCGCCGTCTGTCAGAACTTTCTCTATACCATGCAATATATCATTCTTCTTAACCTTATCAGCTGGATATCCCTCCGAGACCATGGTCCCCACCTTGAGATGGCTGACCACCAACATGGCATTGTAGTATTGGTCACCCCTTATGGGCCACGCCAAGAATGGGACCCCACGCACGATTGCCTCCACCGTGGAATTCCACCCACAGTGTGATACAAACCCACCCGTCGATGGATGGCTCAGTATCAACAGCTGTGGTGCCCACCCGTGTATTATCAAACCCCTCTTCCCAACTTTGCTATCCAACCCATGAGGAAAATACTCCTCTTGAGCTTCGACACCGCCTGAACCGGGTTGACCCGAATGTGTACCGCCTCTACCTGATTTTCGTTGGATTACCCATATGAAGGACCGGGTCGACTCCTCCAGTGCACCAGCCAGCTCAGGGTACTCCTCCGTTGTGGGACCCACCTCACTCCCAAATGACACGTACATCACCGACCCACGTGGCTGCTGATCCAACCACTCGATTATCTCATCCTCGGTGTAATTGGCTTTCCTGGGCCGGATCTCTCGGTCCCGGAGCAGCGAATCCGTCGACTGCCAATACTGATCCGGCAAGAGCGGGCCCACACCCCAGACGGGCTTCCGGGTCAACTTTGCCACGTAATCAAGAAACGGACGCTCCAGATCGTCGCACGTGTTGATCAATATCGCCGCCGAGCTTTCCACTTCTTCCACCCACGGAGCGGGTTCCCCCGGTAAAGGCGGGCCACGTGGCGGTTTCATACCCCCCGGTGGGCCCTTTTCGACCTCTTTAGCCGGTGGAGGGAGCCAATGACGACGTTGCTTTAGATCCGAGTACTTTAGGACCATCTCCTCCGGTAACCCGGGCAGGACCCGGACCTCCCCGGGTATCATGTCTCCAGGTCGGACCACCCACGCAGCATGCTGGACAGCCGCCCAGCACGCCCCGGAAGTGATAAACACCACCGTGGGCACACCAAACCTTGAAAAAACTTCCTGGTTCTTACTCATTATGTGGTCTAAGATAGCACATACGGGTCGGGCCGAATTAGGATCCCGTCCAGCCAGTAGAGTCTCGATGCCGTGACCCATCTGCTGGTGATTGCGGTGGAAAGGCGGGCTCGGGCCGGATCCGGTTGAGATGTGGGTGAGTTGGAAGAGAGGGGATTGGAGAAGAGAGGAGGGGACAGAGGAGGTTATATCGGAGTCGACGATGAGGGTGATGGTGTAGTTTCGGGAGATGAGGTGTTTGCAGAGCTCCATGCAAGGGAAGAGGTGGCCTTGCCCGTTTTTGGGCACCACAAGAATCTCACCGGACGGCATGTTTACTTTGGTTCAAAGCTCTTGGGACGCTGCTTTGGAGTTGTCTTAAAAGTAGCGAGTGTAATGTTGTATTTAAAGTCTATCCAATTTGGgaaatgacttttttttattctccatACCCTTctcctatttttttattctaaaaattaatctcttattatttttattttttaatcattaaatagGTAAGACTTACAAGTATGAATTTAATAGATTCAAATtattcaatagttaatttttttaaatatatatatatatatatatatatatatatatatatatatatatatatatccaaaaaacTCAAGTCTTTGAAGAGAGGTTTGGACCGTTTGGTACAACCGGCGGGAACGAGGAAACATTAGTGGGATGATAGCATTAAAGCATGATTTGTTGAAAGGGAAGGTTGTGGACCTTTTGGTCAACGAGAAATGGGATTGGGGATTATTGGGACCAGATATAAACTAGAAAGCAAATCTCCTTACTGGTACcagatattttataattatttgtttaaatttaaaagaattcagGCAAATAATTGTGAGAGGTCACTTATAAAATTCATCGAATAAATAGTTGGacagcttaatttttatttgatcaagtGAGCTTCATAAATAATTTCTCATGATCCCGTGtccaaattttttcaaattcgaacaaataattatagagaattATAATTCCTACTTGCGTGGCTTTTGGTAGCAAAATCCTGCCATGGATATGTGCACCAGTATTTAAAGGCTACAATCCTGATGATTATGCTCTCTATTCTCCAGATTTCTCCTGTCCAAACACAAGATGATcgaaatgaatttttttttttttttatcttctttttttaaaaataaaataaaataaaatcttccaCGTATTGCAGCATGGAAAGGCTGGTAGCAGGGTgtcatgaaaaatgctacactttctatttttttttgtttttttcttcttctcaaaaTTTGATCTGTGAATGATGTGTCTCAATttcatatgatttattattttgaaaaatgtgtcacaatctcatagaATTTTCACACATCATTTGAGGACcaaatttttgaataaaaagttgagaagtctagcatttctcatgtgTCATAACTAACTTTCTATCCAAGCAATCCCAGAGCATATTTTTGTTACCAAATGTTCTGTATAAGAACGTCAACTCCTTGATACAGAAATTTTGGTAGGAACATAAAGAGAATGGATCTAAAATTCGTTAGATGAGTTGGGATATACTAAGGGTAATCTATGGAGGCACAATTTTTGAAGTACAACTTGGAAAGAGATCTTCTTATGCATGGCGGAGTATCCATATGTCTTTTGATTTAGTGAAACTGAGATAGATTTTATACAAATAGCATGTCAATGCTCATAGAATAAATTCCAAGAAATATAACCAAAACAATCCAAGATTCTATGACTCCAAACATCATTGAGAAAACTCTACAcgaaattctttttatttatttttttttttttaaaaaaaaaaaatttgaaaatctataCTTAATTAAGCAGCAACTTTGTGGTTAATAAAATCCCTTAAAGCATCTAAAGCAGCCATTGAAGTGGGTGGAAAGCCTTGCTGGAATTTAGTGCTGAGCGTCGCTGCTCGCTTTTTCACATCTTCATCGCCCATCAGTTTCTCTATTCCCTTCACAATATCTTCCTTCTTAATCGTTTGCGACAAGTCATCAGCAATCATGTACCCCACCGCCAGATGGCTCACCACCAATTTGGCATTATAGTATTGGTCCCCCCTGATGGGCCACACCAAAAAGGGGACCCCACGCCCGATCCCTTCCACGGTGGAGTTCCAGCCGCAATGCGATAGAAATCCGCCCGTTGACGGATGGCTCAGTATCAACAGCTGTGGTGCCCATCCGCGTATTATCAAACCCCTTTCGCCCACTTTACTTTCCAACCCATGTGGAAAATAACCCTCTTCTTCGGCTTCTGGGCCACCCGAACCGGGTTGCCCCCCAATGAACGCACGTGGGGGACCCGATCTACCTGAACCGGGTTGGATTACCCATATAAATGGCCTGGTCGATGCTTCCAAGGCATCGGCTAATTGCGCGTACTCTTCCATGGTAGGACCCACCTCACTACCGAATGACACGTATAGCACTGACCCACGTGGCTTCGAATCCAGCCACTGGATCACCTCGTCCTCGGTGACGCTCGACCGTCGATTGGTTCTTATTTCGCGGTCGTGAAGAAGTGAACCTGCGGACCGCCAGTATTGCTCGGGCAAAAGCGGACCGACACCCCAGACCGGTTTTTCGATTTGATTAGCGATGTAGTTGATAAAGGTACGCTCCAGATCGTCACACGTGTTCATCAACAACGCGATTGTGCCCTCCGCCTCCTCCAACCACGGTGGCGGGTTACCAGGTTTGGGTGGACCCATTTTCCTCGGCCCAGAACCCGGTGGTGGAGGAGAACCAGCACCAAAACCCGGTGGTGGAGGAAAACCAGCACCCAAACCCGGTGGACCGCCACTGCCCGGTGGCGGCCCATGTGGCGGCCCATGAGGCCGTCGTTTGAGGTCCAAATACGTGAGCGCTATGTCTTCGGGTAACCCGGGGAGTAACCGGACCTCCCCGGGTCGAATATCTTCGGGGTGGGCCTTCCAAGTGGCGTACTCCATGGCCGCAGAGCACGCGCCGGAGGTGAAGAAAGCAACCGTTGGAATctggaattttttgaaaacttcaGAGGCCCAGCTCATCATGACGTCGAGGATGGCACAAACGGGTTTCAACGGGTCGGGTCGGTTCGAGAGGAGTTCTTCGAGGCCTGAAGCCAGCTGGGAGTGGTGTCTACGGTGCTGGATCATGGGGTCGGAGCCCGGCTGAGGAGGCTGAGGAGGAGGCGGAGGCTGAGGCTGAGGTGAGTCGATTTCGAGGATGTGTAGGAGAGGGTGTTGGCGGAAAGAGGAGGGGATGGAGGAGGAGAGGTTGGAGGAGATGACGAGGGTGGTTTTGAAGCCTCTGGAGGCGATGGGTTTGCATAGTTCCATGCATGGGAAGAGATGGCCTTGCCCGAAAAAGGGAAGGACCCAGATCTCCCTTGACATCTTTGGAAATGTACTTGTAAACCTTTTTGGCTGTGATCAGTTTTTCTTCTAGTCTGAGCCTGAGAGATTCCTCTGTTCTAAGAGATTTatagaagagagaagaagaaatctTGCTCCCGAAGAAAACGATTCTGATACCGGTAGAACTGGGTTTGACTGGTAGGTGTGAGACAGCATATTGTGTAGCAGTTCATGGACGGTGGACCCTTTATACCACGCGTATCCAGACGAGGAAGGCCAGGTCGGTGCAGTTATTCGGAACAAAAAGCTAGGTTTgacttgtttctttctttctttttctttttcttttctcttccgaaattctccaaaatatatatatatatatatatatatatatatatatatatatatatatatatatatatatatatatatatatatatatataatatatatgagcACCTTCTGTCTGGTCATGATAGAAAATATGagttttttgcccaccaataatcaGTCGACACGTcagctaaaaaaattaaaacaaaaaaaattaaaatgttgcTGATGTACTGAATCGCTTCTCTTCgttatttcttcttttgttctttttcttttctttcacagGGACACGATGAGGCAGAGGAAGAGAGTGGGTTCGAGAGGGGGAGATTgagggagagagtgaaacagagagagagatgctgtcGGAGAAAGAAAGGATCCGATCGACAGTGGGCCAGCGCCGGAGGAGCAGGTCTGGTTATGGGTTG contains:
- the LOC133854792 gene encoding UDP-glycosyltransferase 73C4-like — translated: MPSGEILVVPKNGQGHLFPCMELCKHLISRNYTITLIVDSDITSSVPSSLLQSPLFQLTHISTGSGPSPPFHRNHQQMGHGIETLLAGRDPNSARPVCAILDHIMSKNQEVFSRFGVPTVVFITSGACWAAVQHAAWVVRPGDMIPGEVRVLPGLPEEMVLKYSDLKQRRHWLPPPAKEVEKGPPGGMKPPRGPPLPGEPAPWVEEVESSAAILINTCDDLERPFLDYVAKLTRKPVWGVGPLLPDQYWQSTDSLLRDREIRPRKANYTEDEIIEWLDQQPRGSVMYVSFGSEVGPTTEEYPELAGALEESTRSFIWVIQRKSGRGGTHSGQPGSGGVEAQEEYFPHGLDSKVGKRGLIIHGWAPQLLILSHPSTGGFVSHCGWNSTVEAIVRGVPFLAWPIRGDQYYNAMLVVSHLKVGTMVSEGYPADKVKKNDILHGIEKVLTDGDIRSQSEILRGQFEQGFPASSLASLDAFKDFINQKAA
- the LOC133854260 gene encoding probable UDP-glucosyl transferase 73B6 is translated as MSREIWVLPFFGQGHLFPCMELCKPIASRGFKTTLVISSNLSSSIPSSFRQHPLLHILEIDSPQPQPPPPPQPPQPGSDPMIQHRRHHSQLASGLEELLSNRPDPLKPVCAILDVMMSWASEVFKKFQIPTVAFFTSGACSAAMEYATWKAHPEDIRPGEVRLLPGLPEDIALTYLDLKRRPHGPPHGPPPGSGGPPGLGAGFPPPPGFGAGSPPPPGSGPRKMGPPKPGNPPPWLEEAEGTIALLMNTCDDLERTFINYIANQIEKPVWGVGPLLPEQYWRSAGSLLHDREIRTNRRSSVTEDEVIQWLDSKPRGSVLYVSFGSEVGPTMEEYAQLADALEASTRPFIWVIQPGSGRSGPPRAFIGGQPGSGGPEAEEEGYFPHGLESKVGERGLIIRGWAPQLLILSHPSTGGFLSHCGWNSTVEGIGRGVPFLVWPIRGDQYYNAKLVVSHLAVGYMIADDLSQTIKKEDIVKGIEKLMGDEDVKKRAATLSTKFQQGFPPTSMAALDALRDFINHKVAA